One genomic window of Vibrio ziniensis includes the following:
- a CDS encoding MDR family MFS transporter: MAEPIDKKTFLTIFTTVFLPMFLAAIDQTLLATATPVMVRDLGNIQLSSWIAIGYMLAGAASVPVYGWLGDQYGRKKMLMVALSIFAVGSVVCALATSMNGLVFGRIVQGLGSGGLMSLSQALISEYVPPRQRAKFQGYFASLFALSSICGPVLGGVVVTYLTWHWLFWFNLPLIAFALYRLAKLQQVSHKVEKKPIDFLGLILFPTMMTTIIYWLSAGGHYFSWSSLTSFVLLAVFVVLLVMFMVQQKKVSHSFLPLRLLVQKEIYIPLTSTFFFAACLFSLVFFLPIFLQVGLNTSPATAGLLLMPLSAGMISGSYITGKVIAKTAVPKWLPVIGMSLSSMAFFSLAMFDLGPYAVSAFGCLCGLGFGTVMPSTQLQIQTIAGKENLGRITSMGSLSRSVGASVGTAVFGTLIYSLIPNFSAEGSLSELLNTPQPVIFNAFQTGFLLAGALALICAVNAARAPRIHLDDYA; the protein is encoded by the coding sequence ATGGCGGAACCGATAGATAAGAAAACTTTTCTAACCATCTTTACCACCGTTTTTTTGCCTATGTTCTTGGCTGCGATTGATCAGACGTTGTTAGCTACAGCAACACCTGTCATGGTGAGAGATTTAGGTAATATTCAACTTTCATCGTGGATCGCTATCGGTTATATGCTTGCAGGAGCGGCATCTGTGCCTGTGTATGGCTGGCTTGGCGATCAGTATGGTCGTAAAAAAATGCTGATGGTTGCGCTGAGCATTTTTGCAGTTGGCTCTGTTGTATGTGCATTAGCGACTAGTATGAATGGCTTAGTGTTTGGCCGGATCGTTCAGGGATTAGGGAGTGGTGGTTTGATGAGCCTATCCCAAGCGTTGATTAGTGAATATGTTCCACCTAGACAAAGAGCGAAGTTTCAAGGTTATTTTGCCTCTTTGTTTGCTTTATCCAGTATCTGTGGTCCTGTGCTTGGCGGTGTTGTGGTGACTTACTTAACTTGGCATTGGCTGTTTTGGTTCAATTTACCGCTGATAGCGTTTGCACTTTATCGTTTAGCTAAACTACAGCAAGTCAGCCATAAAGTAGAAAAGAAACCGATCGATTTCTTAGGGCTGATTCTATTTCCAACTATGATGACTACGATTATTTACTGGTTGTCTGCTGGTGGGCATTATTTTTCTTGGAGCTCATTAACTAGCTTTGTGTTACTGGCGGTGTTTGTTGTGCTGTTAGTGATGTTTATGGTGCAACAAAAAAAGGTTTCTCATTCCTTTCTTCCTTTGCGTTTGTTGGTACAAAAAGAAATTTATATTCCTCTTACTTCCACTTTCTTTTTTGCTGCGTGTCTGTTTTCACTGGTGTTTTTCTTACCGATATTTCTTCAGGTTGGGTTAAATACTTCGCCTGCAACCGCTGGTCTACTGTTAATGCCTTTATCGGCAGGAATGATCAGCGGCTCTTATATTACGGGCAAAGTTATAGCGAAAACCGCTGTACCTAAGTGGTTACCTGTTATTGGTATGTCCTTAAGTAGCATGGCGTTTTTCTCACTAGCTATGTTCGATCTTGGACCTTACGCTGTCAGCGCATTTGGCTGTTTATGTGGTCTGGGGTTTGGAACTGTTATGCCATCAACTCAGTTGCAAATTCAAACTATCGCAGGAAAAGAAAACTTAGGTCGAATTACATCCATGGGATCATTAAGCCGCTCTGTGGGGGCATCGGTTGGGACAGCTGTGTTCGGTACTTTAATTTATTCACTGATTCCAAATTTCAGTGCGGAAGGTTCACTCAGTGAACTGCTCAATACGCCTCAGCCAGTAATTTTTAATGCTTTTCAGACTGGCTTCTTACTGGCAGGAGCGCTTGCGCTTATCTGTGCGGTAAATGCAGCAAGAGCACCACGAATTCACTTAGATGACTATGCATAA
- a CDS encoding outer membrane protein OmpK, whose amino-acid sequence MRKSLLTLGLLAAISAPVMAADYSDGDIHKNDYKWLQFNLMGAFDELPGESSHDYLEMEFGGRSGIFDLYGYVDIFNLASDPGSDKDSADSKIFMKFAPRMSLDALTGKDLSFGPVQELYVASLIEWDGANGSTNNQKIGLGSDVMVPWLGKVGMNLYSTYDGNAKDWNGYHFAMNWFKPFFFFENGSFVSYQGYIDYQFAMNDDVKELNTTNGGAMFNGIYWHSDRFALGYGLKGYKDVYGLKDGGWAGKTTGFSHYVAATYKF is encoded by the coding sequence ATGCGTAAATCACTTCTTACTCTTGGTCTATTAGCGGCAATTTCTGCTCCAGTTATGGCTGCTGATTACTCAGATGGCGACATCCACAAAAACGATTACAAGTGGCTACAATTTAACTTAATGGGTGCTTTCGATGAGCTTCCTGGTGAATCTAGCCATGACTATCTAGAGATGGAATTTGGCGGTCGCTCAGGCATTTTTGACCTATACGGTTATGTTGATATTTTCAACCTAGCTAGCGACCCTGGCAGTGATAAAGATAGTGCAGACAGCAAAATTTTTATGAAATTTGCTCCACGCATGTCTCTAGATGCTCTAACTGGTAAAGATCTTTCATTTGGTCCTGTTCAAGAGCTATACGTAGCTTCACTTATTGAATGGGATGGTGCTAACGGTAGCACAAACAACCAAAAAATCGGTCTAGGTTCTGATGTCATGGTTCCTTGGTTAGGCAAAGTAGGTATGAACCTGTACAGTACTTACGATGGTAACGCAAAAGACTGGAACGGCTACCACTTTGCTATGAACTGGTTCAAACCTTTCTTCTTCTTCGAAAACGGTTCATTTGTCTCTTACCAAGGTTACATTGATTACCAATTTGCTATGAACGATGACGTGAAAGAGCTTAACACAACTAATGGTGGTGCTATGTTCAACGGTATCTACTGGCACTCAGATCGTTTCGCTCTAGGCTACGGTCTAAAAGGCTACAAAGATGTATACGGTCTTAAAGACGGCGGTTGGGCTGGTAAAACAACTGGCTTTAGCCACTACGTCGCAGCAACTTATAAGTTCTAA
- the panE gene encoding 2-dehydropantoate 2-reductase, producing MNIVIVGPGAVGSLWACKLHQAGHSVSLWGTQTSQQWKLAIDDLPETVFAYNQQQDLINADLLLVTVKAWQVKAALTPLLRDISKDAILLFMHNGMGAVDEIAELISAYPTVIATTTHGALKTCAHHVKHTGVGQTQLGAYNSKGEQCTFLVDVFNHALPSVSWNPDIQHALWNKLAINCAINPLTAIHQCLNGTLAEERFRPTLNAIIGELVAVMKSEQIPVEQNQLITTVNNVIQATSTNKSSMHQDIFYHRQTEIDFITGYLVRKAQQHNINVPTNIELYKQIKLLEQNGKHHD from the coding sequence ATGAATATCGTCATTGTTGGTCCAGGAGCCGTTGGCAGTCTGTGGGCATGCAAACTCCATCAGGCAGGGCATAGTGTTTCCTTGTGGGGAACACAAACTTCTCAACAATGGAAACTGGCTATTGATGACCTTCCTGAAACTGTGTTTGCCTACAACCAGCAACAAGATCTTATAAATGCCGATCTTCTATTAGTCACAGTAAAAGCGTGGCAAGTCAAAGCGGCACTTACTCCTCTTCTTAGAGATATAAGTAAAGACGCCATTCTTCTGTTTATGCACAATGGAATGGGGGCTGTTGATGAGATTGCCGAGCTGATATCCGCATACCCAACCGTCATCGCCACCACAACACATGGCGCGCTAAAAACGTGTGCCCATCATGTAAAGCATACTGGAGTTGGGCAAACTCAACTTGGCGCATACAACTCAAAGGGGGAACAATGTACCTTTTTGGTTGACGTGTTTAATCATGCTTTGCCTTCGGTAAGTTGGAATCCAGATATACAACATGCACTGTGGAACAAATTAGCCATCAATTGCGCTATTAATCCACTCACCGCTATTCATCAATGCCTCAACGGAACGTTGGCTGAAGAGCGATTTCGCCCAACACTAAATGCCATTATTGGTGAGTTGGTTGCAGTAATGAAATCGGAGCAAATTCCGGTCGAGCAAAATCAGCTGATAACTACCGTAAACAATGTTATTCAAGCAACCTCAACCAATAAGTCGTCCATGCATCAAGATATTTTCTATCATCGCCAAACCGAGATAGACTTTATTACAGGCTACCTTGTACGTAAGGCTCAGCAGCATAACATCAATGTGCCAACTAATATTGAGCTGTACAAGCAAATCAAATTATTAGAACAAAACGGAAAACACCATGACTAA
- a CDS encoding DJ-1 family glyoxalase III has translation MTKRILVPIAPGTEEMEAVTIIDILVRAGYQVVVASADFEGNLTMKASRGVTLTADCKLVDIADEEFDAVVLPGGVKGSENFRDSTVLIEIIKQQKYDGRLVAAICAAPAVVLNHHDLFPGALMTGHPNFKHHIPEDLWRNRRVTYDVNNNLLTSQGPGSALEFSIEIIALLSGKTLAREIALPMVPVPQLNYEKYGEA, from the coding sequence ATGACTAAACGCATACTCGTTCCAATCGCTCCGGGTACGGAGGAAATGGAAGCTGTAACCATCATTGATATTCTGGTACGTGCTGGTTATCAGGTAGTGGTTGCAAGCGCAGATTTTGAAGGCAACTTAACCATGAAAGCCTCTCGTGGTGTAACCTTAACTGCTGATTGCAAGTTAGTTGATATCGCAGATGAAGAGTTTGATGCTGTGGTTCTTCCGGGGGGCGTAAAAGGCTCAGAAAACTTTCGAGACAGCACGGTCTTAATTGAAATTATCAAACAACAAAAATATGACGGACGTTTAGTAGCCGCTATCTGCGCAGCTCCTGCTGTGGTTTTGAACCATCATGACCTATTTCCGGGCGCGCTGATGACAGGACATCCGAATTTCAAACATCACATTCCTGAAGATTTATGGCGTAACCGTCGCGTAACTTACGATGTGAACAATAATCTGCTCACCAGCCAGGGGCCAGGCTCTGCCTTAGAGTTCTCTATTGAGATCATTGCTCTACTTTCTGGCAAAACTTTAGCTCGAGAAATTGCGCTGCCTATGGTTCCAGTACCACAACTGAATTATGAAAAATACGGTGAGGCGTAA
- the csdA gene encoding cysteine desulfurase CsdA — translation MLDINSIRAQFPALSQNINNEPLVYLDSAATTQKPQVVIDAITQYYSAQNANVHRGSHSLTAHATSQFEAARDNVARFIGAQSSKSIIWTRGATEALNLIAQTYARNTLNVGDEILISEMEHHANIVPWQIVAEQTGATIVKVPMTQNGEFDLAAFHQLLTSNTKIVALAHITNVTGCRQPIEEVIQAAHDKGSIVVVDGAQGIVHEKVDVTSIDADFYVFSGHKLYAPTGIGALYGKLDLLEAMPPWHGGGKMVEKVSFSGTTFSGLPGKFEAGTPNVAGAIALSCAIDWYENLDRNAVEEHIHKLQHKTYQALSAIEDIRVLGYQSNASVLSIVMDGVHHQDLATLLDQQGIAVRAGHHCAHPLMEAFGVKGTVRISFGVYNTEEDVDRLIAAIEKAVDML, via the coding sequence ATGCTGGATATCAACAGTATTCGAGCCCAATTTCCTGCCCTGTCTCAGAACATCAATAATGAACCTTTGGTGTACCTCGATAGCGCAGCTACTACTCAGAAACCTCAAGTTGTTATTGATGCGATCACTCAATACTACAGTGCACAAAATGCCAACGTGCATCGCGGAAGCCACAGCTTAACTGCGCACGCTACTAGCCAATTTGAAGCAGCAAGAGACAATGTCGCTCGCTTTATTGGTGCCCAAAGCAGTAAGAGCATTATCTGGACACGCGGCGCGACTGAAGCGCTCAATCTTATCGCTCAAACCTACGCGAGAAATACGCTAAACGTCGGCGATGAAATACTGATTAGCGAGATGGAACACCACGCGAACATCGTGCCTTGGCAAATCGTCGCCGAACAAACTGGTGCAACCATTGTAAAAGTGCCGATGACACAGAATGGCGAATTCGATTTAGCGGCTTTCCATCAGCTACTGACATCTAATACCAAAATCGTCGCATTGGCACATATCACCAATGTGACAGGTTGCCGTCAACCTATCGAAGAAGTCATTCAAGCGGCTCACGATAAAGGATCGATTGTCGTCGTCGATGGTGCTCAGGGTATCGTGCATGAAAAAGTGGATGTCACGTCAATAGATGCTGACTTCTATGTCTTCTCTGGCCACAAACTTTATGCTCCCACAGGCATTGGCGCTCTTTACGGAAAGCTAGATCTGCTGGAAGCGATGCCACCGTGGCATGGCGGCGGAAAGATGGTCGAAAAAGTCTCTTTCTCCGGCACTACTTTCTCTGGTCTACCTGGTAAGTTTGAAGCGGGAACACCAAATGTAGCAGGAGCGATAGCTTTGAGCTGCGCGATTGACTGGTACGAAAACTTAGACAGAAATGCTGTCGAAGAGCATATCCACAAACTTCAACACAAAACTTATCAGGCACTAAGTGCTATCGAAGACATTCGCGTATTGGGCTACCAAAGCAATGCCAGTGTTTTAAGTATTGTTATGGATGGTGTTCATCATCAAGATTTGGCGACGTTGTTAGATCAACAGGGAATCGCTGTGCGTGCCGGACACCATTGTGCTCACCCTTTAATGGAAGCTTTTGGTGTAAAAGGGACAGTGCGAATTTCGTTTGGAGTCTATAACACTGAAGAAGATGTCGATCGTTTAATTGCCGCCATCGAAAAAGCCGTCGACATGCTGTAA
- the csdE gene encoding cysteine desulfurase sulfur acceptor subunit CsdE — translation MQTFPATPFGSEITSEDIVQTMQQFKGWEDRYRQVIQWGKKLPVMPEELKSEQVTVSGCESLVWLVSQQEEGIWHFCADSDARIVRGLIALVMAAFEGKTSQQIQDFDVDGYFEQLGLITHLSPSRGNGLKAIIDKVKEIAV, via the coding sequence ATGCAAACTTTTCCCGCCACTCCATTTGGTAGCGAAATTACCAGTGAAGATATTGTGCAGACGATGCAACAGTTTAAAGGCTGGGAAGACCGCTACCGTCAGGTGATTCAGTGGGGTAAGAAGTTACCTGTGATGCCAGAAGAACTGAAAAGTGAACAAGTAACGGTTTCTGGCTGTGAAAGCTTAGTCTGGTTGGTTAGCCAACAGGAAGAGGGTATCTGGCATTTCTGCGCTGATTCCGATGCCCGTATTGTGCGTGGTTTGATTGCGTTAGTGATGGCGGCTTTTGAAGGAAAAACTTCACAGCAGATTCAGGATTTCGATGTTGATGGATATTTCGAACAGCTCGGACTCATCACTCATTTGAGCCCTTCGCGTGGAAATGGGTTGAAAGCTATCATCGATAAAGTAAAAGAGATCGCTGTTTAG
- the tcdA gene encoding tRNA cyclic N6-threonylcarbamoyladenosine(37) synthase TcdA gives MRELDTPASDSYNQRFGGTRRLYGNSEVDILRAAHVCVIGIGGVGSWAVEALARTGIGELTLIDMDDVCVTNINRQIHAMSGTVGQSKIEVMAERVKLINPECKVNLIDDFITPDNQHEYLTKEYDYVLDAIDSVKAKASLLAYCRSNKIKVITIGGAGGQTDPTQIKVADLTKTIQDPLAKTIKDRLRQHHNFPTNPARKFGIDCVFSTEQLKYPQADGSVCATKSTAEGPKRMDCASGFGAATVVTATFGFVAVARIVEKIIQKHSK, from the coding sequence ATGCGTGAACTCGATACTCCAGCCTCAGATAGCTATAACCAACGTTTCGGTGGTACTCGTCGACTATATGGAAATAGCGAAGTTGATATCCTACGTGCAGCACACGTATGTGTTATTGGCATTGGTGGTGTGGGTTCATGGGCTGTTGAAGCACTGGCGAGAACGGGTATTGGTGAGCTGACGCTTATTGATATGGATGACGTTTGTGTGACCAATATTAACCGACAAATCCATGCAATGTCTGGAACTGTTGGTCAAAGCAAAATTGAAGTGATGGCCGAGCGTGTCAAATTGATCAACCCTGAGTGCAAGGTGAACCTAATTGATGATTTCATCACGCCAGACAATCAGCATGAGTATCTGACCAAAGAGTACGACTATGTGTTGGATGCCATTGACAGCGTTAAGGCTAAAGCATCTCTGCTTGCTTACTGTCGTAGCAATAAGATCAAAGTGATTACGATTGGTGGCGCTGGTGGTCAAACTGACCCTACGCAAATCAAAGTGGCTGATCTAACCAAAACTATTCAAGATCCACTGGCGAAGACGATCAAAGATCGTCTGCGTCAGCATCATAATTTCCCGACCAATCCAGCCCGCAAGTTTGGTATCGACTGTGTATTCTCAACTGAGCAGTTAAAATACCCACAAGCGGATGGTTCGGTATGTGCAACCAAATCAACGGCAGAAGGTCCTAAACGTATGGATTGTGCTTCTGGTTTTGGGGCTGCTACCGTCGTTACCGCAACATTCGGTTTTGTTGCCGTTGCGCGCATCGTTGAAAAAATCATTCAGAAACACAGTAAGTAG
- the mltA gene encoding murein transglycosylase A yields the protein MKKRLLSLAYLALLFGCAQPTDRAQQYLDEPFAKTLNKVDVVNSNKPRDFTEFTKQSEQVVVNSPSMAKTFGPLYQKLNEWVIESGDTTQLSQFGIQSAQLGGGDGKGNVLFTGYFSPVIELRHTPDQTFKYPVHSMPVCEVECPTRAQIYDGALDGQGLELGYAENRIDPFIMEVQGSGFVHFGDDDTLEYFAYAGKNNKAYVSIGKVLIERGLVERDKMSLKAINEWAHSNDEATVKELLEQNPSYVFFQPRAAAPVTGTAGIPLLPMASVAGDRTLFPMGTPILAEVPLLNADGTWSGAHQLRLLIVLDTGGAVKQNHLDLYHGMGPRAGTEAGHYKHFGRVWKLGLEDSPLQAPWALPPEKLE from the coding sequence GTGAAAAAACGCCTTCTTTCTCTCGCCTACCTGGCGCTGTTGTTTGGTTGTGCTCAACCGACCGATAGAGCACAACAATATCTAGATGAGCCTTTCGCCAAAACTCTAAACAAAGTCGATGTGGTGAACTCAAATAAACCGCGTGACTTTACGGAATTTACCAAACAAAGTGAACAAGTGGTTGTAAACTCGCCTTCAATGGCAAAAACTTTTGGCCCTTTATATCAGAAGCTGAATGAATGGGTGATTGAGAGTGGTGATACCACTCAGCTATCTCAATTTGGCATCCAGTCAGCTCAGTTAGGCGGCGGGGATGGAAAAGGTAACGTCTTGTTCACCGGTTACTTTTCTCCTGTGATTGAATTGCGTCATACCCCAGACCAAACATTTAAATATCCAGTTCATAGCATGCCTGTTTGTGAAGTTGAGTGTCCAACACGTGCCCAAATCTACGATGGTGCCTTAGATGGACAAGGATTAGAGTTGGGATACGCTGAAAACCGAATTGATCCTTTTATTATGGAAGTGCAGGGCAGTGGCTTTGTACACTTTGGTGATGACGATACGTTAGAGTACTTTGCTTATGCAGGTAAGAATAATAAAGCTTACGTGAGTATTGGTAAGGTGCTTATCGAACGTGGCTTAGTTGAGCGTGATAAAATGTCGCTCAAAGCCATCAATGAGTGGGCGCATTCGAACGATGAAGCGACGGTGAAAGAGCTGTTAGAGCAGAATCCTTCGTATGTCTTTTTCCAGCCAAGAGCGGCTGCACCAGTGACTGGCACGGCAGGTATTCCTTTATTACCAATGGCTTCAGTGGCTGGTGACCGCACTTTGTTTCCAATGGGTACGCCAATTTTAGCTGAGGTTCCGCTACTGAATGCTGACGGAACTTGGTCCGGTGCTCATCAACTACGCCTATTAATAGTGTTAGATACTGGCGGTGCTGTTAAGCAGAATCATCTGGATCTTTACCACGGCATGGGACCACGAGCAGGAACAGAGGCTGGCCATTACAAGCACTTCGGACGAGTTTGGAAACTCGGACTTGAAGATTCACCACTGCAAGCGCCTTGGGCACTACCTCCAGAAAAACTGGAATGA
- a CDS encoding DUF2850 domain-containing protein — translation MPKAANLNRDQMFNNSQSDPSENGSRVKNRKRLELFLILVAILGCVVVVILYGNVIESVKNTLSHKKEVYGVWVEQDVAYYSARILDIGPDGIAMEGRVYTTRYDFDGHYLTFKVAGQDYKFQMTNSENKEMKQVTNDHYKPIFRMSEKN, via the coding sequence ATGCCTAAAGCAGCAAACTTAAATCGAGACCAAATGTTTAATAATTCACAATCTGACCCTTCAGAGAATGGAAGTCGAGTAAAAAATAGAAAACGGCTGGAACTGTTTCTAATCTTAGTCGCTATTTTAGGATGTGTGGTAGTGGTCATTCTTTATGGGAATGTTATTGAAAGTGTTAAAAACACATTGTCACATAAGAAAGAAGTGTACGGTGTTTGGGTAGAGCAGGATGTTGCTTATTACTCAGCCAGAATACTTGATATAGGCCCTGATGGCATTGCTATGGAAGGTCGAGTGTACACGACTCGTTATGACTTCGATGGTCATTATTTAACTTTTAAAGTTGCTGGGCAAGATTACAAATTCCAAATGACAAATTCAGAAAACAAAGAAATGAAGCAAGTAACCAATGATCATTACAAACCGATTTTCCGAATGTCAGAAAAAAACTAA
- the argA gene encoding amino-acid N-acetyltransferase — protein MKIRSTALVKGFRQSAPYVNAHRGKTMVVMVGGEAIADKNFANIISDLALLHSLGVKVVLVHGARPQINQILETNNRTTPYHKGIRITDEEALGLVMQAAGQLQHAITARLSMSLNNTPMAGTQLNVVSGNFVISQPLGIDDGVDYCHSGKIRRIDIDGINRMLDQGSIVLLGPIASSVTGECFNLLSEEVATQVAIRLKAEKLIGFCSEQGIMDSKGNSIAELYPAEVNNLIEKLEAEAETNCDEKAGKLRFLRAAVAACRAGVPRSHLVSYKEDGALIQELFSFDGIGTQIVKASTEQLRQAQIDDIGGIFDLIRPLEEQGILVRRSREQLEQEIHKFTIIEKDGLIIGCAALYPYPEDDMAEMACVAIHTEYRDGDRGALLLRHMKQQTKLMNINKLFVLTTHSLHWFREQGFIEFGVDSLPMSKRQLYNYQRRSKILILKL, from the coding sequence GTGAAAATTCGTAGTACCGCTCTTGTTAAAGGCTTCAGACAGTCTGCTCCCTATGTTAACGCTCACCGTGGAAAAACCATGGTTGTTATGGTGGGCGGCGAAGCAATTGCCGATAAAAATTTCGCGAATATTATTAGTGACCTAGCTCTACTTCATAGTCTTGGAGTCAAAGTAGTGCTCGTTCACGGCGCACGCCCACAAATAAATCAGATTTTAGAGACAAATAACCGCACAACTCCTTATCACAAAGGCATTCGTATCACTGATGAAGAAGCTTTAGGATTGGTTATGCAAGCGGCGGGACAACTTCAGCATGCAATAACTGCTCGCCTATCAATGAGTTTAAACAACACCCCTATGGCTGGTACTCAGCTTAACGTGGTCAGCGGAAATTTCGTGATCTCTCAACCACTAGGTATAGATGATGGTGTTGATTATTGCCACAGTGGAAAAATTCGTCGTATCGATATTGATGGTATAAACCGCATGCTCGATCAAGGCTCGATTGTGCTTCTTGGTCCGATTGCGAGTTCAGTAACTGGTGAATGTTTCAACTTGCTTTCTGAAGAAGTAGCAACGCAAGTGGCTATTCGTCTAAAAGCTGAAAAGCTGATTGGTTTCTGCTCTGAGCAAGGCATTATGGACAGTAAAGGTAATTCGATTGCTGAACTGTATCCAGCGGAAGTCAACAATCTGATTGAGAAGCTGGAAGCTGAAGCAGAAACAAACTGCGATGAAAAAGCAGGAAAACTACGCTTTTTGAGAGCAGCAGTAGCGGCTTGCCGTGCTGGCGTTCCACGCAGTCATTTAGTCAGCTACAAAGAAGATGGCGCTTTAATACAGGAACTGTTTTCTTTCGATGGTATCGGCACACAAATTGTAAAAGCCAGCACAGAACAACTTCGCCAAGCACAAATTGATGACATCGGTGGCATCTTTGATCTGATTCGCCCTCTTGAAGAGCAAGGAATTTTAGTGCGCCGTTCTCGTGAGCAACTAGAACAAGAGATCCATAAATTCACCATCATTGAAAAAGATGGTTTGATCATTGGTTGTGCAGCACTTTACCCATATCCAGAAGATGATATGGCAGAGATGGCTTGTGTAGCAATTCATACCGAATATCGTGATGGTGACCGTGGTGCATTGTTGCTGCGTCACATGAAGCAACAAACCAAACTTATGAATATCAATAAATTATTTGTGTTAACTACGCACAGTTTGCACTGGTTTAGAGAGCAAGGGTTCATTGAGTTTGGCGTTGATTCACTGCCAATGTCAAAACGCCAGCTTTATAACTATCAACGTCGATCAAAGATCCTAATTCTTAAGCTTTAG